The nucleotide window GCATCTTTCAATCAAACAGTGTGTTAATTCAATTGACTTTTTTTGTGTTCCATAGTTGATTccgtaattttagaaaaatgagaaaaaaaaggggaaataaaaaaggaaacaaataagGGTCAAAGCCCAATTGTTTAAGCTCCATCTGGTTTTTATTGTAGCCGATCCACTAGGCTTTAAGCCCATCTTCTTCCCTACTTTTACACCAGTAAACTCATGCGCAAGTTGACCAAAAGAAAAATCACGTGCTactcttaaatatatatatactccatAATATATTGTAGCTTATCCACTAGGCTTTAAGCTTCCATAATAAAGTAAGGTGTAACTAAAGAACGTAATCagaaattcattaatttaactTGGTTTCTTGTGAAACTTTATATCAAAATGATGCTTAAGATGCTCACTTTCAATTGGCATGACTTCACAACAACTTCAAGCCGAAGAAACAAAACATAACACATAAAGTCAACATAgacgaaaaaaatatattcgtaGTTGTAATATAACGTTCACGATTGTTTACCACAAGCCAACACATACACTGCATGAACATTTCGTTGAGGATTAAATTATATGTGCTTGCTTTCAAAGCTTTATATTCCGTAAATCTACTTTTTAAAGGTAGAATTTATACGACTTACCTGATTCCTTTTTGGGGTGCTTAATTAAAAAGCTATTACTATTAGTTATCACCTTGCAGATTTTATTCTTCTATCTTTGGCTTAAATCTGATGTCCCCAGAGGATTATGTGACAAACTagaaaatgttattttcaaaCAATCTCTGTAAACTataatctttttagtttttaacgaGGTGAGTTGAGAAATCAATTCCTCACTTGAACATGTGACAACGTGAGCTTAATCATAGGAATTTCCATTTAGATTCGAACTCCTGCAAGAAAAATCCACCAATTATTGCTAATTGAATCACATTCATACCTCATGTTTCCGTCAAACAGTGCATcacaaacacatttttttagatataaaacATTAGTCCATTATCCTGAACGCTGTATCATGGTTCATGAATAACGAAGTAAAATACATATGAGAGGAAACCATTAATAACATGTGAGATTAAAATAAGCTAAAATCGCCATTGGAAATACACATCTCACTGTACAATGCACGccctattaattaataatttcatgtCTGAAGAGAATGAAATCAAAGACTAAAAAATCTCAAGAGAAGTGATACATACACACATAAAAACTCTGATAATTAAATCCCTCACAATGAAAATGAGTGGTTGAGAAAATTTTGGCTGAATGCAAAGCAATGGATGAGTCAGTTCTTAGCCACTTATTTATTACTTTGTGAGGCCTTTGCTTGTGTATGTATCATCATTCTTAAGCCTTAAACTTAAAGCTTCAATGTGAGATCAGGAGATGTAGAAGCTTGTGGTGGAGGAGGCACCATTGGAATTAAACTAGCATTTGAACTTTGAGCATGTCCTACATTAACACCAGCTCCTTGTTGGTCTACCTGTCTGAAACTGCCAGGCCAAAAGAATCCAACATCATCATCTTCCACGAAAACCAGTGATCCAAATTGGTTTCTCTCAAATTTTGCAGCAGCTCTCATATCAGGAGCCCTCAGTGCTGCCGCGGAGGACGGCACGTGTCTTCGGTGCATTGCAGAATGAGCTTCAAGGCCAAGAGACCTGAAAGGTGAACCATGAAGAGGTAGAGATGCCAAGCTTGTATACCTCTCAGTGAACATCCCCATTCGCATTGCACGCTTAGCCATTGTCCTCTCCCTTTTGTGAGCATTTTGATGACCACCTAATGCCTGAGAGCTATAGAACTTCCTCCTGCAGTAGTTACAAGAAAAAACCCTTGGAGTTGCTGATGCTGAAGCAGGAGCTTCAGCTCCAACTTCACTGCTAGCATCACTTGAGCCTTTCAACTCGCCATCACCGGAATTAAAGTTGAGTGTCAAGTCAAGGGTAATAGAACCTGGATCAGTTTCATCCTTTGTGAGACAGGAGGAAGTGGTGGTGCTGCCCTTTTTAAGATCATGAGATGCTTCATGAAAGGATACATTTGAAGCCACTTGGCTGCTGCCTTCTGAATGATTTTCAGGTTCCAAGTTCAAGTTTGGAGTCATCATGTTTGTATGGACCTGCTATGAGTTAACTTCTTTCCCTGAAGGCAGTGATGGAACAAATCCGTCACTTTGGTCAGCTTACCATGATACCATTACCTACATTTTGATTAAATACATTATTTGCTATGTAAAGTTGGGAATTTTGATTAACCATGCAAAATGGAACAAATTCAAGCATTAACTGCATGGATCATATACAGGAGAAGTAACTGCATGGATTCCATCATGTGAGCAAAACATATACACTAGTcttatatcaataaaataaaaaataacattgcaGGAACATAAAAAGATATTAGGATTTCTATATTACTGATGATACTTCTGTGGAACATTCCTTCCACAAGACTAAGGAAATCAGatacattttgagatgtttaCATGGTCAACATAATGCGAGTCATGTTACTCAAGTGCTTCAAACAGAGAGAATACAGAGAGTTATCATAGCTCAAGCCTTGAGCAAAACTGCACAAGTAATAATTGGCATATTTGAATTTCATCAAGATGCAGGCTCGGTGTATGAAGCATGAAAATCTCAAAGAAATCATAATCACATTCACATGTAACAGTTTCACTTACAGTAGTGCTTTTCCGAACAACATctcacccaaaaaaaaagttgccAAATTTCTTGTTATCTAACAATTATCCGCTTTCATAGACTTAAAAATCATGGATAATAGAAAGTGAATAAAGCACAAGAGAATAGAAATTCATACCATAAAACAATCCTACCACATGTATTTTTCTAAATGTCAGTTATACAGTTGTTCACACAGTCCCTTTGAATCCAAAACATTTGGTTAATGCAGAatacttttttacttttattctaAAAGAATTCCCAGAGGACAAACCTAAGTATGTTTCTTCGTTATGAACCAGACTACCAGAGGATATAACAATATATGAAACAGCAAACTTATAGCAGAAAAGAACTTTGCAAAAGAGGATATAACAATATGATAAAGGGAACTTGggaagtaaatataaaaaatactaggATATGAGAATAAGGAGAAGACATGTAATATATATAGAAGTAATAGAAACAAACATTGCCGAATGAAGGTTAAATAGGAAAGACTAAACCAAAAGAATTCTTGTTAAGGATTACAAGCATACACAAGCTTATACTTCTTATAGCAGACATGAACCATCTTTGATAGATGATCGTTTCTGCTTACTAACCAGTTCTTCATAAATTAAAGAGGGCCATTACCTCTATTAAAGAAATTCAAAAGACGGAAATCGTATTACATGTGATACTATTATAAAGAAACTAACTAGCCGATGTATTGCAATACTAGATTAACTCATTTGCtttttaagttcattttttttaacctgATAGCCTCAGACACACCAGGTGATGAATAGTTCCATTTCAAGATTTTCTTCCAAATTGAATCTGCCTTTCAATTTTGAACCTCTTTAACTTATGACTTATCCCTTCTACTGTTATAATACCTCACCTTACACACAGAAACTTGTGTAGGCCCAACACTAATAAAAGTGAAAGCTGAGTGTAAGAACACATTTATTTCACCAGAAGTGACTGTCTAAGGAAACTTCTGGAGTTCTGGTCAAAGGAAATTATCCAATAAATAAAGAAGCACTTTGCAGACAAATATAATTGCTTCTTGTTGCAGACCCTATTTTACAgaaaaatttcaagaattatGCTATGCATTGCCACCTTACCCACATACTGTGCTACTAACTAACAATCACCATTAGTTGGTTGAACACACACTAACTCAAGAAACTCACCAATTATCAGTTACTCATGCTAGTTAATTGTTTTCTCCTGTCCACCAATGTTATAGGCCACTGTTGCAAGCCAACTAAGCAAgcattaacaaaaactaacagcTAACAAAGTAGCATTTGTCGAAAAAAAAACGGATATAGTTTAATTCTCTATGGAAAACCAATATGGATAAAACTTTTCACTGAAAACTTTTTTCTGGAAAAATAACTTTGATCTACAACCGGCATGAACACAAATACTCACCTAAACTACTTAAGGAAAGGAAATAATTATGCTTGgggtaaaaattaattatatttaccaAAAAGAGGAAATGACCTTCAAACTATCATATTAGCAGTAACCTATCTTGCTAGGGAATTGGAAACTTAAGttacaacaaacaaaatttggTTCTTCCCCTAAAAAACAGGGTCCTTAAATGAGTCCAGATGTTAATTCATGCATCTATGACAAAgcaatttaaaaaaagtaagcaAATTGAGGGGTTGGGGGAATACACAATCAGATTCTACCTATGAAGAATTATAAtgacttttttatttcataatttttaagctTTTCATAACAACAATACAACAGAAAAGAAGCATATGTTGTATACAAGACAAGACTTAAATGCAAAATGTACCTTATGGACCTTATCACACACGAGACTTGAATGCAAAGTGTACCTTATGTTCCTTATCATATACttaaatgactattattatgtaatgcatttcatattttttttctaattagtaGAATCTGGCTAGTCTCTTGATGTTGAGCaccattttaacatttttatttatttatttatttaagagcGTGAATAAGACAACTCCAAGGGCTATTTAGTTGATCATAGCACAGTACACTCCATTGCTTCCAGACACTGTAGATTCCCACTTCATGTTTTCCTCCCTTTTTGCTAATTTAAGTTGCCTCTATGATGCACTAAATTAAGCAAAAGCATAAAAGTAGCATTTTGCATTGTCGGTTGTTGTGAACTATAACTATTCTGTCTTTCATCATTAGTAAATTGCAGAATTGTCATTCTCATATCACGAGTCTTAAGGTAGAGTACCATGCCAGATTTTACAGACATAAACCCTTTATCTGCTGGCAAAAGcagattatatttttaaaaatataccgAGATGAAAAGGGTCATGTCAAGAAGTTTCTAGCAGTTGCtccatgataaaattaagattgaAAAATGTATTGTTTATATCAGATAGGTTTAACAGAAGTTACGGATTAATCAGATGGAGTTATCTccataaatttgaaaattttatctcTTCCATGCTTTCATAGAAGTAAATTATATCCAGAGATTAACCACATAATTACAACATGTGTTATCAATTGACATGATATACTCACTAAAAAGATAGATTTTCTTATAATAGACTAACTAACCACACAAAAACAGCTCCAAATCATGGAAATCAAACAGGTAATTAAAAGATTACAGACACTCATAAATTAAAGAAGGTAATTAACTATGGTCTAGAATGGTTATAGCagaaaagaagatgaaaaacaGTAATTAAGAGTTACAAAAATCACTAAGCAATACAAATTACAGAAAACAGATGCTTTAAACATCAAATCAGAGGCTTTCCGTTGCTCCTTAAATCatagatctaaattttgataCTCAACTAGCTGGCTTAATCCTTCTCTTTCGTCACTAAGCTGACAATACTATAATTACCCATCTCAAAAACGGTTTCAAATTaccacaaaaacaaaagacacaaaatcCTCAACATTAACAACATGACCTTGTAATTTCTTGCAAGCCAAAGTGGAGCTCCATGAAACTCCAAAACACAATAAAAGGAAAAGCAGcacaataattaaacaaaagtgaaacaaaaaaagaagagagtgaaggaaaaaaaaaagcagcagAAGGATTGGCTTAAAATGCAtggaagaattaaaagaaagtgCATAGCCAAAAACAAATCTTTAGGTGATGAGATGGGTGAAAAAGAGGCACTTACATAACAAACATAGTACAgtacgataaaaaaaaactgcagGCTCCTTCACTCACATGCTACTGCTAGTCACCTACTTTGCGACTATGAAGAGTGTCAGCAACAACCAACAATAGAGGGTACCATGTTTTTTTGCATCAACCAGTGTAAAGGGGTGAGTGAATAATTAAAAGGAGATAAGAtcacagagagagagaaagagttaTGTAATGGGAAAGAAGcatggaagagagagagagagatggaaAAAAGTCAGATAACATGAAGACATGAACCACGTCTTTTGTCGATTTTGAGGTTCTATTTAGCTTTAACTGATAAGGGGCTAATTATCAGTTATGTTATTAGTGTGAACGTGTCTGTTGTGTCTGTCTCTCTGTCTCTGTGACTGTGAGAAGATGTTGTTAAAAAAGACCAAACCAAACATCATACCTGCCAAGACCCACCAGCTAAGGTACTCGAGCAGAAGACGCATGCTGCTACACAAAACGtgaaacaactaataaaatcaaatcgTGGCTAATAATTTTATCCATGTTTTATCTTCACAAATTCTCAGCATGGTCCCACTCCACTGTAAAGTCTCCACTTGAGCATAAATATGTAGTATCAGTATTTATTTTCCTAGTAACAATGATGTGAGTTTCATTTTTGTTGCCCATAATAATAGATCTAGTTTCTTTCAAGGTGGACAAAGGCAcctctttattttaataaatttatatgtatttttttaaaaaaattatattttgtatttctaattttatatgtttaaacctcttaacttattattttcatacaagaataaacaaaatacatctatttattttaataaaattatgattatttatcttaaaattttatattttatgtatttgaatCATTTCCtctttttatgttagatttatttttttaaaataatttgttccAACTAACCTCAGGTCTTACATATGTCTTTGGTCGACTTAATGTGTAAATACTTTTATAAGTGCTGGATGAGTCTTTAAGTCTATTATGATCATGATGAACTCAAGTTGCCTAAACTTTCTTTCatgaaaatgcattttttttattaataataataataaaaaaaaataggaataccTTAATGGTCATTTTGCGTCCACTACAAAAAGGAGGTGGTCCCCTTGTTTTCAATATTTTACCTTAGCTTTATGTCTTAAGGTGATGTAGTTTTTCTAATATTATGAGCTTGAACTATAGAGGATATTTTTCTTTACCATTTATTGACACAGCTAGCCACCTTTGTCATATTCATATGGACTCCCATAACTTCCCCATCTTTTCCAACCTGCGCATTGCATGttgtctttccttttcttttcgcCCCTTTTTTGCCTTGGCATAAATAGAGCTGCACtgttaatgaaaatattattaattagcaccattttaattgtttataaaaCTATAATTGTGCATTGAATTAGTAAGTCACATATAACATATTGGACATGAGCCTATAGTTTTTCCTTGTAATGATAAGGACttctgtttatttttatttacattgaGTTTGTTTTTAgatgaaaaacaattaaaatccaCATGAAGTATAGAAGACATCGAAAAATTGTAGAGGAGCCTCTTCATTCTAGAAGACTTCCTTGCACaccaaattaataaaacaaaacagaTGAAAGATTGAGGGTATTTAGCTTTAATAAAGGATTATTGTCCCCTCTTACCTCATATCGGACAAAATACACACTATTCGAGAGGTAATTTTTGTAGTGGTGATATGTGTTACAGAATAGTATTAATAGTTGCTTATTTGAGTCATTAACAGTTACATATTTGAGTGATTTGTTTgtgcttaaaaaattatttataaaaaaagatttatctttcagaaatttttatattatgccAGTACTAATATGTGTTTATTAGTTGCAAtcatagaaattttttttaaataaaagtctgttttaaacttatttgaatatgattattttgatttttttttcacaaaattacaataaagaaCCTTAAAAACACTTCTAAAGTAGCATGTttgtttagaaagaaaaaaaagtaacttttttaaacattaaaaatgtaaaatagatAACAATGactcaataataattaaacaatttttatttaacacaattgtttaatataataatattttttaaaaatacatcataaataattaaatatttttgttgataaggattatattaaacatttatatattaaaaagccAATTGGATTTTAATTCGTCGTCTACTCATTAGTTTAAACGACCACTCCAAGGCTAGTAGATTTTTGTATCATGCTACTGAATTGAGGTGGCATTCGTTCATGTACAAAGTGACAGTTTTGTCgttcaatttataatattttttttgtgtgtttgtaAATATGATTCTTCTCTCTGATTAGCTTGAGTTTCGTGTATATATAGAGTGACAGTTTTGTCTCTTCCATTAGatactgcttttttttttttttttaatctaatttctttATCGTATTGGTATGGACTTCGTGTTCATACAGAGTGGCAGTCTTGTATCTTCCATttgaaactgttttttttttgttttgtattttttgtgtgtttttaatct belongs to Glycine soja cultivar W05 chromosome 5, ASM419377v2, whole genome shotgun sequence and includes:
- the LOC114412749 gene encoding zinc finger protein 4-like — encoded protein: MMTPNLNLEPENHSEGSSQVASNVSFHEASHDLKKGSTTTSSCLTKDETDPGSITLDLTLNFNSGDGELKGSSDASSEVGAEAPASASATPRVFSCNYCRRKFYSSQALGGHQNAHKRERTMAKRAMRMGMFTERYTSLASLPLHGSPFRSLGLEAHSAMHRRHVPSSAAALRAPDMRAAAKFERNQFGSLVFVEDDDVGFFWPGSFRQVDQQGAGVNVGHAQSSNASLIPMVPPPPQASTSPDLTLKL